A stretch of the Neptunomonas phycophila genome encodes the following:
- the pspB gene encoding envelope stress response membrane protein PspB, giving the protein MSSFVFFFVPTVIFLGLVLPLWLVLHYAATWRASKGLSEEDKQTLEATLNELDRVEERLQTLETILDAEQPDWRDRHSA; this is encoded by the coding sequence ATGTCCAGTTTTGTGTTCTTTTTTGTTCCGACGGTCATTTTCCTCGGCTTAGTGCTCCCTTTATGGCTGGTGCTTCACTATGCCGCTACATGGCGGGCTTCTAAAGGGCTCTCTGAGGAGGACAAACAAACACTGGAGGCGACATTAAACGAACTCGATCGCGTAGAAGAACGCCTTCAAACCCTCGAAACCATCTTAGATGCCGAGCAGCCTGATTGGCGTGATCGCCATTCTGCCTAG
- a CDS encoding PspC domain-containing protein codes for MFDAKNRGWDIDLFRSRRSRWIAGVCGGLAENMNWSPTGLRIIAILLFMFTGSFAFLAYIAAWFLIASRSEAPYAGRTYNHETPPKNPNGPQNIKQKVFSHKEAATSRIYEIRDRLSSIDQRIRAMETHVTSKKYQFDRELHRTQKP; via the coding sequence ATGTTTGATGCTAAAAACCGCGGTTGGGATATCGACCTATTCAGAAGTCGACGTTCTCGCTGGATTGCCGGAGTATGTGGTGGTTTAGCCGAGAATATGAACTGGTCACCTACCGGCTTACGAATTATAGCGATACTACTGTTTATGTTTACCGGGTCTTTTGCTTTCTTAGCCTACATTGCAGCTTGGTTTCTTATAGCAAGCCGCTCCGAGGCTCCTTATGCTGGACGGACTTATAACCACGAAACGCCCCCTAAAAATCCAAACGGGCCGCAAAATATTAAACAGAAAGTATTTAGCCATAAAGAAGCCGCCACCAGCCGCATTTACGAAATACGTGACCGACTCAGCTCAATAGATCAACGTATTCGCGCGATGGAAACGCACGTTACTTCTAAAAAATACCAATTCGATCGTGAGTTACACCGCACTCAAAAACCGTAA
- the rmuC gene encoding DNA recombination protein RmuC, whose amino-acid sequence MTLSSLLADSSLVAALIVGLCVLVVMLLILLAQRSRWMAAQQTLEESLQQYRLNEVRYEEQGRQAAKLEDKLEQLVYENGELHEQLSIRQTQMAEMDARYQAERASHEEKIRLLSEARDQLRQEFQNLANQIFDEKSQRFSENSRKEMGMVLTPLREQLGDFKRKVEDVYVQEAKERRALHAEIHQLKQLNQQMSQDAINLTQALRGESKTQGNWGEVILERVLEESGLRKGHEYQVQVTLKDQHQRYQPDVIVHLPDGKDVIVDAKVSLTAYEQYCSSDDEQVRQHHLKSHQVSLRNHVRGLSNKAYEKLEGVRSLDFVLMFVPVEGAFLLALENDPELFRFAFDRNIMLVSPATLLVTLRTIQNIWRYEHQNQNAQEIAKRGADLYDKFVIFVESLEDIGKHLHRAQDSYEQAYGRLSTGRGNLVQQAMKLNELGVSGKKEIPKNLQDKAMDH is encoded by the coding sequence TTCTTCTTTGGTGGCGGCACTGATTGTCGGCTTGTGCGTGCTTGTTGTTATGTTACTCATATTGTTAGCGCAGCGTTCGCGTTGGATGGCTGCGCAGCAGACCCTAGAAGAATCATTGCAGCAATATCGATTAAATGAAGTGCGTTACGAAGAACAAGGCCGGCAAGCTGCTAAGTTGGAAGATAAACTCGAACAGCTTGTTTATGAAAATGGTGAACTGCACGAGCAGCTGTCTATTCGACAAACTCAAATGGCTGAAATGGACGCGCGTTATCAAGCTGAGAGGGCAAGTCATGAAGAGAAAATACGCTTGCTGAGTGAGGCGCGTGACCAGCTGCGGCAGGAGTTTCAAAATCTAGCGAACCAGATCTTTGATGAAAAATCGCAGCGTTTCTCTGAAAATAGTCGAAAAGAAATGGGTATGGTACTCACGCCTTTGCGCGAGCAGCTAGGAGATTTTAAGCGCAAAGTAGAAGATGTGTATGTACAAGAGGCCAAGGAGCGCAGGGCGCTGCATGCTGAAATTCATCAGCTAAAGCAGCTGAATCAGCAGATGAGTCAAGATGCGATTAACCTTACACAAGCGCTGCGTGGCGAGAGTAAAACCCAAGGTAATTGGGGTGAGGTTATTCTTGAGCGGGTTTTAGAAGAATCGGGTTTGCGCAAAGGTCATGAATATCAGGTGCAGGTTACCTTAAAGGATCAACATCAACGTTATCAGCCGGATGTGATTGTGCATCTACCTGACGGCAAAGATGTCATTGTTGATGCTAAAGTCTCGCTAACGGCTTACGAACAATATTGCTCCAGTGATGATGAGCAGGTTAGACAGCATCACCTGAAATCGCACCAAGTTTCATTGCGCAATCATGTCAGAGGCCTGAGCAACAAGGCTTATGAAAAACTAGAAGGTGTGCGATCCCTCGATTTTGTGTTGATGTTTGTTCCAGTTGAAGGCGCATTTTTATTGGCTTTAGAAAATGACCCGGAATTATTTCGATTTGCATTTGATCGCAACATTATGTTGGTGAGCCCTGCCACTTTGTTGGTCACTCTTAGAACGATTCAAAACATCTGGCGATATGAGCACCAAAACCAAAATGCGCAAGAGATAGCGAAGCGGGGAGCTGACCTTTACGATAAGTTTGTGATTTTTGTTGAGTCGCTGGAGGATATCGGTAAGCACCTGCATCGCGCCCAAGATTCCTATGAGCAGGCTTATGGTCGATTATCGACGGGGCGCGGCAATTTGGTTCAGCAGGCGATGAAGCTGAATGAGCTGGGGGTTTCCGGTAAAAAAGAGATTCCAAAAAATTTGCAAGATAAGGCAATGGATCACTAG